One Stenotrophomonas maltophilia DNA window includes the following coding sequences:
- the dut gene encoding dUTP diphosphatase, whose product MTQAFTSQPLQVKLLDPRFGDSWPLPAYATEASAGMDLRAALDTALTLQPGDTALVPSGLAIHIADPNLCAVILPRSGLGHRHGIVLGNGTGLIDADYQGPLLISVWNRGREAFTIEPGDRIAQLVVVPIARVSLQVVDTFTDSVRGTGGFGHTGVR is encoded by the coding sequence ATGACCCAGGCTTTCACTTCCCAACCGCTGCAGGTCAAGCTGCTCGATCCGCGCTTCGGCGACAGCTGGCCGCTGCCGGCCTACGCCACCGAAGCCAGCGCCGGCATGGACCTGCGCGCGGCGCTGGATACCGCGCTGACCCTGCAGCCGGGCGACACCGCGCTGGTGCCCAGCGGCCTGGCCATCCACATTGCCGACCCGAACCTGTGCGCGGTGATCCTGCCGCGCTCGGGGCTGGGCCATCGCCATGGCATCGTGCTCGGCAATGGCACCGGTCTGATCGACGCCGACTACCAGGGCCCGCTGCTGATCAGCGTCTGGAACCGTGGCCGCGAGGCCTTCACCATCGAGCCGGGTGATCGCATCGCGCAGCTGGTGGTGGTGCCGATTGCCCGCGTCAGCCTGCAGGTGGTGGATACTTTCACCGACAGCGTGCGGGGAACGGGTGGATTCGGCCATACCGGGGTGCGTTGA
- the kdpA gene encoding potassium-transporting ATPase subunit KdpA, whose protein sequence is MTEMLVIIAASLLLAWPLGLYLARVMRGTPMKVDVLFHWIEKPLYRVFGVDPSRSMSWRGYVLAFVLSNVVVAVLTQAVFMTQAWLPLNPDQIPNMRWDTALHTMISFLTNTNQQHYSGQAQLSYLSQMTGITGLQVVTPMMGLALAVATLRALFSRAPQAAATGTGDDRQVAVGNYYVDVVRLCVRFLLPLCLVWTLLLTSQGVPSTMAGGPQATPIDASAGMAEQKLPLGPVAAMVAAKQLGANGGGWYGPNSSFPLENPTPVSNALEILGILLVPMAVIFMIGAFTGRRRFGALVFSCMLGMSLLSTGAMMWSEGHSASAATPLLMEGKEVRFGADGTALWAAVTTQVSNGSVNGMHDSLAPLSGGIAMVNMLVSAIWGGIGCGLQQFIVYLLLGVFLAGLMTGRTPELFGRKLETPQVRLLALLVLLQPITLLVFTAITLAVPGLAGTSNPGFHGISQVFYEYVSAYANNGSGFEGLGDATLWWNLSCSLVLLLGRFPLLIIPLVVAAQLAAKRQAPESAGSLQIETPTFALTLVSVIVILTVLQFMPALVLGPIADHLSLGLH, encoded by the coding sequence ATGACTGAGATGCTTGTGATTATTGCCGCCAGCCTGCTGCTGGCGTGGCCGCTGGGCCTGTACCTGGCCCGCGTGATGCGTGGCACGCCGATGAAGGTCGACGTGCTGTTCCACTGGATCGAGAAGCCGCTGTACAGGGTGTTCGGCGTCGATCCGTCGCGCTCGATGTCCTGGCGCGGCTACGTGCTGGCCTTCGTCCTGAGCAACGTGGTGGTTGCGGTACTGACCCAGGCGGTGTTCATGACCCAGGCCTGGCTGCCGCTGAATCCGGACCAGATCCCGAACATGCGCTGGGACACCGCGCTGCACACGATGATCTCGTTCCTGACCAACACCAACCAGCAGCACTATTCGGGCCAGGCCCAGCTGTCCTACCTCTCGCAGATGACCGGCATCACCGGTCTGCAGGTGGTGACGCCGATGATGGGCCTGGCGCTGGCTGTGGCGACGCTGCGCGCGTTGTTCTCGCGTGCGCCGCAGGCCGCGGCGACGGGTACCGGCGATGACCGCCAGGTGGCGGTAGGCAACTACTATGTGGACGTGGTGCGCCTGTGCGTGCGCTTCCTGCTGCCGCTGTGCCTGGTATGGACACTGTTGCTGACCAGCCAGGGCGTGCCGTCGACGATGGCCGGTGGCCCTCAGGCCACGCCGATCGACGCCAGCGCCGGCATGGCCGAACAGAAGCTGCCGTTGGGCCCGGTCGCGGCAATGGTCGCGGCCAAGCAGCTGGGAGCCAACGGTGGCGGATGGTACGGCCCGAACAGCAGCTTCCCACTGGAGAACCCGACGCCGGTTTCGAATGCGTTGGAAATCCTTGGCATCCTGCTGGTGCCGATGGCGGTGATCTTCATGATCGGCGCGTTCACCGGCCGGCGTCGTTTCGGCGCCCTGGTGTTCAGTTGCATGCTGGGCATGTCGCTGCTGTCCACCGGCGCGATGATGTGGAGCGAAGGGCATAGCGCCAGCGCCGCCACCCCGCTGCTGATGGAAGGCAAGGAAGTGCGCTTCGGCGCCGACGGCACTGCGCTGTGGGCGGCGGTGACCACCCAGGTCTCCAACGGTTCGGTCAACGGCATGCATGATTCGCTGGCACCGCTGAGTGGCGGCATCGCGATGGTCAACATGCTGGTCAGCGCGATCTGGGGCGGCATCGGTTGTGGCCTGCAGCAGTTCATCGTGTACCTGCTGCTGGGTGTGTTCCTGGCCGGGTTGATGACCGGACGTACGCCGGAACTGTTCGGCCGCAAGCTGGAGACGCCACAGGTGCGCCTGCTGGCCCTGCTGGTACTGCTGCAGCCGATCACCCTGCTGGTGTTCACTGCGATCACCCTGGCCGTGCCCGGCCTGGCCGGCACCTCCAACCCCGGTTTCCATGGCATCAGCCAGGTGTTCTACGAGTACGTCTCGGCCTACGCCAACAACGGCTCGGGCTTCGAAGGGCTGGGCGACGCCACGCTGTGGTGGAACCTGAGCTGCTCGCTGGTACTGCTGCTGGGCCGCTTCCCGCTGTTGATCATTCCGCTGGTGGTGGCCGCACAGCTGGCTGCCAAGCGCCAGGCCCCGGAGTCTGCCGGCAGCCTGCAGATCGAAACCCCGACCTTCGCCCTGACCCTGGTCTCGGTGATCGTCATCCTGACCGTGCTGCAGTTCATGCCGGCGCTGGTACTCGGCCCGATCGCCGACCACCTGAGCCTGGGACTGCACTAA
- a CDS encoding potassium-transporting ATPase subunit F — MSPWLSLLCGVLVLVAAAYLLYVVLRPESF, encoded by the coding sequence ATGTCCCCCTGGCTGTCGTTGTTGTGTGGCGTGCTGGTGCTGGTCGCCGCCGCCTATCTTCTTTATGTCGTGCTGCGGCCCGAGTCGTTCTGA
- a CDS encoding response regulator transcription factor, with protein MSPTPIDASVPAARVLVIDDETQIRRFLDISLRAQGYQVRQAVTGQEGLQLAASEDMDLVILDIGLPDMEGHEVLEQLRQWSQVPVIMLTVRAGEAEKVRALDTGANDYVTKPFGTQELMARVRALLRTRSVPSDGTPPVFDDGHLHVDLVRREVALDGEPVALTRKEYALLSLLLRNAGRVVTQPQILQEIWGPTHQHDTHYLRILVGKLRHKLGDSALDSRYLFTEPGVGLRFKG; from the coding sequence ATGAGCCCGACCCCGATTGACGCCAGCGTGCCGGCCGCGCGCGTGCTGGTGATCGATGATGAAACCCAGATCCGCCGGTTCCTGGATATCAGCCTGCGCGCGCAGGGCTACCAGGTGCGGCAGGCCGTCACCGGCCAGGAAGGCCTGCAGCTGGCCGCCAGCGAGGACATGGATCTGGTGATCCTGGATATCGGCCTGCCGGACATGGAAGGCCACGAGGTACTTGAGCAGCTGCGGCAGTGGAGCCAGGTGCCGGTGATCATGCTGACCGTGCGTGCGGGCGAGGCCGAGAAGGTACGGGCGCTGGACACCGGCGCCAACGACTACGTGACCAAGCCGTTCGGCACGCAGGAGCTGATGGCGCGGGTGCGGGCGCTGCTGCGCACGCGCAGCGTGCCCAGCGACGGCACACCGCCGGTGTTCGACGATGGCCACCTGCATGTGGACCTGGTGCGACGCGAGGTCGCCCTCGATGGCGAGCCGGTGGCATTGACCCGCAAGGAATACGCGTTGCTGTCGCTGCTGCTGCGCAACGCGGGACGGGTGGTGACCCAGCCGCAGATCCTGCAGGAGATCTGGGGGCCGACCCACCAGCACGACACCCACTACCTGCGCATCCTGGTCGGCAAGCTGCGGCACAAGCTGGGCGATTCAGCGCTGGATTCGCGCTACCTGTTCACCGAACCGGGCGTGGGTTTGCGGTTCAAGGGGTGA
- the kdpB gene encoding potassium-transporting ATPase subunit KdpB, whose translation MSTQASSTRSTHAARPALLDGAGLRRALVEAVRKLSPMHLVRSPVMAVVMAGTIVAAIVTLAGNAPLGFGLAVTAILLVTVLFGNFAEAVAEARGRGQAASLRRARQDLVARRLATPQPGAAETQVPAAELRPGDHVIVSAGELVPADGEIVQGLATINEAAVTGESAPVLREAGTDRSGVIGGTKVLSDQIIVRVTAEPGHSFLDRMIALVEGANRQKTPNEIALTLLLAAMTLTFLVVVATLPAIGASVGVKVDPLLLIALLVCLIPTTIGGLLPAIGIAGMNRALAANVLAKSGKAVEVAGDVDVLLLDKTGTITYGDRQASHFHPLAGIDASQLREAALLSSLADPTPEGKSIVRLAREQGCATAEPDHADYLAFSAQTRMSGVDLEHGRQIRKGAADAIRAHVQALGGSVPAELAGRVEQVARNGATPLVVAEGRHVLGVIELSDVVKHGMREKFAQLRAMGIRTVMITGDNPLTAAAIAAEAGVDDYIAEARPEDKLARIRQEQAGGRLVAMVGDGTNDAPALAQADIGLAMNSGTQAAKEAGNMVDLDSDPAKLLAVVEVGKQQLITRGALTTFSLANDVSKYFAILPALFAAAVPTMAALNVMQLSSPRNAVLAALIFNALVIPALIPLALRGVRFRPATATALLRRNMLVYGLGGVLLPFAAIKAIDLLLVLVFGA comes from the coding sequence ATGAGTACCCAAGCAAGTTCAACCCGTAGTACCCATGCAGCGCGCCCTGCCCTGCTCGATGGCGCCGGCCTGCGCCGTGCGCTGGTCGAAGCGGTGCGCAAGCTGTCGCCGATGCACCTGGTACGCAGCCCGGTGATGGCGGTGGTGATGGCCGGCACGATCGTCGCCGCGATCGTCACCCTGGCCGGCAATGCGCCACTGGGCTTCGGCTTGGCGGTGACCGCGATCCTGCTGGTGACCGTGCTGTTCGGCAACTTCGCCGAGGCGGTGGCCGAAGCACGTGGCCGTGGCCAGGCCGCGTCGCTGCGGCGTGCCCGCCAGGACCTGGTGGCACGCCGGCTGGCCACGCCGCAGCCGGGCGCCGCCGAAACCCAGGTGCCGGCCGCCGAACTGCGCCCGGGCGACCATGTGATCGTCAGTGCCGGTGAGCTGGTGCCGGCCGATGGCGAAATCGTGCAGGGCCTGGCCACCATCAACGAAGCAGCGGTGACCGGCGAATCGGCACCGGTGCTGCGCGAGGCCGGTACCGACCGTTCCGGTGTGATCGGTGGCACCAAGGTGCTGTCCGACCAGATCATCGTGCGGGTGACCGCCGAGCCGGGCCACAGCTTCCTGGACCGCATGATCGCGCTGGTGGAAGGTGCCAACCGGCAGAAGACCCCCAACGAGATCGCGCTGACCCTGCTGCTGGCGGCGATGACGCTGACCTTCCTGGTGGTGGTGGCCACGTTGCCGGCCATTGGTGCCTCGGTGGGCGTCAAGGTCGATCCGCTGCTGCTGATCGCGCTGCTGGTGTGCCTGATCCCGACCACCATTGGCGGGCTGCTGCCGGCCATCGGCATCGCCGGCATGAACCGTGCGCTGGCCGCCAACGTGCTGGCCAAGTCGGGCAAGGCGGTGGAAGTGGCCGGCGACGTCGACGTGCTGCTGCTGGACAAGACCGGCACCATCACCTACGGCGACCGCCAGGCCAGCCATTTCCATCCGCTGGCCGGCATCGACGCCAGCCAGCTGCGCGAAGCAGCACTGCTCTCTTCGCTGGCCGACCCCACCCCGGAAGGCAAGTCGATCGTGCGCCTGGCGCGCGAACAGGGCTGCGCCACCGCCGAGCCGGACCATGCCGACTACCTGGCCTTCAGTGCGCAGACCCGCATGTCCGGCGTGGATCTGGAACATGGGCGGCAGATCCGCAAGGGCGCCGCCGATGCGATCCGTGCCCACGTGCAGGCGCTGGGCGGCAGCGTGCCGGCTGAACTGGCCGGACGCGTGGAGCAAGTGGCGCGTAACGGTGCCACCCCGCTGGTGGTGGCCGAGGGCCGCCACGTGCTGGGCGTGATCGAGCTGTCGGACGTGGTCAAGCACGGCATGCGCGAGAAGTTCGCGCAGCTGCGGGCGATGGGCATCCGCACGGTGATGATCACCGGCGACAACCCGCTGACCGCCGCCGCCATCGCTGCCGAGGCCGGCGTTGATGACTACATCGCCGAAGCCCGTCCGGAAGACAAGCTGGCGCGCATCCGCCAGGAGCAGGCCGGCGGCCGCCTGGTGGCGATGGTCGGCGATGGCACCAACGACGCCCCGGCGCTGGCACAGGCCGACATCGGCCTGGCGATGAACTCCGGTACGCAGGCGGCGAAGGAGGCCGGCAACATGGTCGACCTGGATTCGGACCCGGCCAAGCTGCTGGCGGTGGTGGAAGTGGGCAAGCAGCAGCTGATCACCCGCGGCGCGCTGACCACCTTCTCGCTGGCCAACGACGTCTCCAAGTACTTCGCGATCCTGCCGGCGCTGTTCGCCGCCGCCGTGCCGACCATGGCCGCATTGAACGTGATGCAGCTGTCGAGCCCGCGCAATGCGGTGCTGGCGGCGCTGATCTTCAACGCCCTGGTGATTCCCGCCCTGATCCCGCTCGCCCTGCGTGGCGTGCGCTTCCGCCCGGCCACCGCAACGGCGCTGCTGCGCCGGAACATGCTGGTGTACGGCCTGGGTGGCGTGCTGCTGCCGTTCGCGGCGATCAAGGCGATCGACCTTCTTCTTGTCCTGGTATTCGGCGCATGA
- the kdpC gene encoding potassium-transporting ATPase subunit KdpC: protein MNRTVSTSSSLPREQKAEARVASLQDGASWRPAIGLGLATLLLAGAVYAGIATGFAGLAYPTQAEGSLLRDGSGQVRGSAWLSQPFTGDGYFQARPSAANYDPMAAAGSNMARSNPALAERVAASTAAVAAREGVAPAQVPADLVTQSAGGLDPQLSPAAAQLQVARVARARGLPVERVQALVQAHTEGRQWGLFGQPRVNVVTLNFALDHAAKAP from the coding sequence ATGAACCGTACTGTTTCCACTTCGTCTTCCCTTCCGCGCGAACAGAAAGCCGAGGCCCGCGTGGCCAGCCTGCAGGATGGCGCCAGCTGGCGCCCGGCGATTGGCCTGGGCCTGGCCACCCTGCTGCTGGCCGGTGCGGTCTACGCCGGTATCGCCACCGGTTTTGCCGGGCTGGCGTACCCGACCCAGGCCGAAGGCAGCCTGCTGCGCGATGGCAGCGGCCAGGTGCGCGGCTCGGCATGGCTGTCGCAGCCGTTCACCGGTGACGGCTACTTCCAGGCGCGTCCGTCAGCGGCCAACTACGACCCGATGGCCGCGGCCGGTTCCAACATGGCGCGCAGCAACCCGGCGTTGGCCGAACGTGTTGCCGCCAGCACTGCCGCGGTCGCCGCGCGCGAAGGCGTCGCCCCGGCGCAGGTACCTGCGGACCTGGTCACCCAGTCTGCCGGTGGCCTGGACCCGCAGCTGTCGCCGGCGGCGGCACAGCTGCAGGTGGCACGCGTGGCGCGTGCCCGTGGCCTGCCGGTGGAGCGCGTGCAGGCCCTGGTGCAGGCGCACACCGAAGGGCGCCAATGGGGCCTGTTCGGCCAGCCGCGGGTGAACGTGGTGACGCTGAACTTCGCGCTGGACCATGCGGCCAAGGCACCGTGA
- a CDS encoding phosphomannomutase/phosphoglucomutase produces the protein MSGIGEGQRGRSLGRSAPLLGVLLVLLAGWFGWSAVQQWRQEANGQALEEARDQAVQGLQEAAVGQLKQLQQQLKNERVQQALQAGDAAAAALAVRESWTGVEQADVLTADLANAYADPAAFGYARLALLEAALAEGKPSLRVVRDGGGNRLGLAAPVQLGSLGPAVLYVRQPLLRLTSPLDQVSAPSTGFLGLRQGAHDLVAQGDSSLAESAEALARPVTGTPLRLVAAVPNVEPGPLGLGSLASAIVALLLAFIAVLLVVGRGRLPKTLPLPRRAAVAEADHGPTLSESLQMAPPPVAEASTTESAPPPPPPVPAEELAAGIFRAYDIRGVVGSQLTPKTAALIGQAIGTVALEQGLREVVIGRDGRLSGPELAAGLAEGLRRAGCAVIDIGLAPTPLVYYAAFHLRTGTCVAVTGSHNPPEYNGFKVVIGGETLSGDAITDLYQRIVEGRLVQAAEPGDYQQRDVSADYIQRIADDVQLDRPLKVVADAGNGVAGALAPQLLEAIGAEVIPLYCDVDGTFPNHHPDPSEPANLEDLVQTVKRFGADLGVAFDGDGDRLGVVTGEGRIIYADRLLMLFAADVLMRNPGAMVIYDVKCTGKLSDHVLRNGGSPLMWKTGHSLMKAKMRETDAELAGEMSGHFFFKERWFGFDDGLYAAARLLEILAQREETPDEVLGELPEMVATPELKVPVADGTPHALVAMLVAAAQSPDNPYVGGRLSTIDGLRVDFPDGWGLVRASNTTPVLVLRFEGNDEAALERIQALFRSQLQPVLGDTPLGF, from the coding sequence ATGAGCGGCATCGGGGAAGGACAGCGGGGACGGTCGTTGGGACGCAGCGCGCCACTATTGGGGGTGCTGCTGGTCCTGCTGGCTGGCTGGTTCGGATGGAGCGCGGTGCAGCAATGGCGCCAGGAGGCCAACGGCCAGGCGCTGGAAGAAGCACGTGACCAGGCGGTGCAGGGCCTGCAGGAGGCGGCCGTCGGCCAGCTGAAGCAGCTGCAGCAGCAACTGAAGAACGAACGCGTGCAGCAGGCGTTGCAGGCCGGTGATGCCGCGGCAGCGGCGCTGGCCGTGCGCGAGAGCTGGACCGGCGTGGAGCAGGCTGACGTGCTGACCGCCGATCTGGCCAACGCCTACGCCGACCCGGCCGCCTTTGGCTATGCGCGATTGGCGCTGCTGGAAGCGGCATTGGCCGAAGGCAAGCCCAGCCTGCGCGTGGTCCGCGATGGCGGTGGCAATCGCCTGGGCCTGGCAGCGCCGGTGCAACTGGGCAGTCTCGGCCCGGCGGTGCTGTATGTGCGCCAGCCGTTGCTGCGGCTGACCTCACCGCTGGATCAGGTCAGCGCGCCGTCGACGGGTTTCCTCGGATTGCGCCAGGGCGCGCACGACCTCGTCGCCCAGGGCGATTCCAGCCTGGCGGAAAGCGCCGAGGCACTGGCACGGCCGGTCACCGGTACACCGCTGCGGCTGGTCGCCGCCGTACCCAATGTCGAACCCGGTCCGCTGGGCCTGGGTTCGCTGGCCAGCGCCATCGTCGCGCTGCTGCTGGCGTTCATCGCCGTGCTGCTGGTTGTCGGTCGCGGCCGCCTGCCGAAGACATTGCCGCTGCCGCGCCGTGCGGCCGTGGCGGAAGCGGATCATGGCCCGACCCTGAGCGAGAGCCTGCAGATGGCGCCGCCGCCGGTGGCCGAGGCCAGCACAACTGAAAGTGCACCGCCGCCTCCGCCGCCCGTTCCGGCCGAGGAACTGGCGGCCGGCATCTTCCGCGCCTACGACATCCGCGGCGTGGTTGGTAGCCAACTGACGCCGAAGACGGCGGCGCTGATCGGCCAGGCCATCGGCACCGTGGCGTTGGAGCAGGGGCTGCGCGAGGTGGTGATCGGTCGCGATGGCCGTCTGTCCGGACCGGAGTTGGCTGCAGGCCTGGCCGAGGGCCTGCGTCGCGCCGGTTGCGCGGTGATCGACATCGGCCTGGCGCCGACGCCGCTGGTGTACTACGCCGCCTTCCATCTGCGTACCGGCACCTGCGTGGCGGTCACCGGCAGTCATAACCCGCCCGAGTACAACGGCTTCAAGGTTGTCATCGGCGGTGAAACGCTGTCCGGTGATGCGATCACCGATCTCTACCAGCGCATCGTCGAGGGCCGGCTGGTGCAGGCGGCCGAACCGGGCGATTACCAGCAGCGCGATGTCAGTGCCGACTACATCCAGCGCATTGCCGACGACGTGCAGCTGGACCGCCCGTTGAAGGTGGTGGCCGATGCGGGCAATGGCGTCGCCGGCGCGCTTGCACCGCAGCTGCTGGAAGCGATCGGTGCGGAAGTCATTCCGCTGTACTGCGATGTTGACGGTACCTTCCCCAATCATCATCCCGACCCGAGCGAACCGGCCAACCTGGAAGACCTGGTGCAGACGGTCAAGCGCTTCGGCGCCGACCTCGGCGTCGCCTTTGATGGCGATGGCGATCGACTGGGCGTGGTCACCGGCGAAGGCAGGATCATCTATGCCGACCGCCTGCTGATGCTGTTCGCCGCCGATGTGCTGATGCGCAACCCCGGCGCGATGGTGATCTACGACGTGAAGTGCACCGGCAAGCTGTCCGACCACGTGCTGCGCAATGGCGGCAGCCCGCTGATGTGGAAGACCGGGCATTCGCTGATGAAGGCGAAGATGCGCGAGACCGACGCCGAGCTGGCTGGCGAGATGAGCGGCCACTTCTTCTTCAAGGAGCGCTGGTTCGGTTTCGACGATGGCCTGTATGCGGCTGCGCGCCTGCTGGAGATCCTGGCCCAGCGCGAGGAGACCCCGGACGAGGTGCTGGGCGAACTGCCGGAGATGGTGGCCACGCCGGAACTGAAGGTGCCGGTGGCCGACGGTACGCCGCATGCGCTGGTGGCGATGCTGGTGGCGGCGGCGCAGTCTCCGGACAACCCGTATGTGGGCGGCCGCCTGTCGACCATCGACGGCTTGCGCGTGGACTTCCCCGATGGCTGGGGCCTGGTGCGTGCTTCCAATACCACGCCGGTGCTGGTGCTGCGCTTCGAGGGCAACGACGAGGCGGCACTGGAACGCATCCAGGCGTTGTTCCGCAGCCAGCTGCAGCCGGTGCTGGGCGACACCCCGCTGGGGTTCTGA
- a CDS encoding sensor histidine kinase, translating to MTDARTRQADALVEGLQREAGGKLTVFLGAAPGVGKTYTMLTRAQEQLRRGVDLVVGLVETHGRADTQALLEGLPQLPLKAVAYHGHTLQEMDLDAVLARHPALVLVDELAHRNAPGSRHERRWQDVMELLDAGIDVWTTVNIQHLESLNDVVMRITGVRVSETVPDGVLDRLHDIVLVDLPPRELIARLQQGKVYVPEQAAQALQAFFSPANLTALRELAMQEAADRVDSSLREARAARGESNLPLRRGVLVAIDGGGQSEYLVRVARRIAERRDAPWTVVTVQGRRQDEATRREIDAAFALARRLGGDAELLHGSSIADALLDHAAHNGVSTLVLGRTRERPLARMFNRTLTQQLIQRGAHYEITIISTPQARARSRREGLLPPMRGISYEPAQALIATALACAVAWLAERWVGMADLSMVFIVAVVLVAARTRASVAVMAAILCFLAYNFLFIAPRFTFAIGARQGVITVFLFLAAALVAGRLASRLRMQVIALRAANRHARARQQLGRQLASAAGNGEVAQAGRHALEQAMDVPAWLRIGADTATGGRSQPGDTDLAAADWALRHGQPSGRFTDTLAGAQWWFLPLLDGEDRAIGVAGLYLPGAQARLLPEQRQLAEAMVDDIAQAALRTRLVAELEQAHVSNETERLRSALLSSVSHDLRSPLAAMIGSADSLASYGAAMDTADRRALLDTILVEGERLDRYIQNLLDMTRLGHEGLKINRDWIGVDELIGSAARRLQRYQPKVRLELDIPATLAPIWVHPALVEQAVFNVMENAAKFSPPDAAVQVQARELDGQLRIDVIDAGPGIPDDERARIFDMFYSVERGDRGRHGTGLGLTICQGMIGAHGGSVQALPGRDGRGTLIRITLPLLKPASHDEPDPD from the coding sequence ATGACTGATGCACGAACCCGCCAGGCCGACGCCCTGGTCGAAGGCCTGCAACGCGAAGCCGGCGGCAAGCTGACCGTGTTCCTCGGTGCGGCGCCGGGCGTGGGCAAGACCTACACCATGCTGACCCGCGCACAGGAACAGCTGCGCCGCGGTGTCGACCTGGTGGTAGGTCTGGTGGAAACCCATGGCCGCGCCGATACCCAGGCACTGCTGGAGGGCCTGCCGCAGCTGCCGCTGAAGGCAGTGGCCTACCACGGCCACACCCTGCAGGAGATGGACCTGGATGCCGTGCTGGCACGGCATCCGGCGCTGGTGCTGGTAGACGAACTGGCCCATCGCAATGCGCCCGGCAGCCGCCATGAGCGGCGCTGGCAGGATGTGATGGAACTGCTGGATGCCGGCATCGACGTCTGGACCACGGTCAACATCCAGCATCTGGAAAGCCTCAACGATGTGGTGATGCGCATCACCGGCGTGCGCGTCAGCGAGACCGTGCCGGACGGTGTGCTCGACCGCCTGCACGACATCGTGCTGGTCGACCTGCCGCCGCGCGAACTGATCGCACGCCTGCAGCAGGGCAAGGTCTATGTGCCCGAACAGGCTGCGCAGGCCCTGCAGGCATTCTTCTCGCCAGCCAACCTGACCGCGCTGCGCGAACTGGCGATGCAGGAAGCGGCCGACCGCGTCGACAGCAGCCTGCGCGAAGCACGCGCCGCGCGTGGCGAGAGCAACCTGCCGCTGCGGCGCGGCGTGCTGGTGGCCATTGATGGCGGCGGTCAGAGTGAATACCTGGTGCGCGTGGCGCGTCGCATCGCCGAACGCCGCGATGCACCGTGGACGGTGGTGACCGTGCAGGGCCGGCGCCAGGACGAGGCGACCCGGCGCGAGATCGATGCGGCCTTCGCACTGGCACGGCGCCTGGGCGGCGACGCCGAACTGCTGCACGGATCGAGCATCGCCGATGCCCTGCTCGACCATGCCGCACACAACGGCGTGTCGACCCTGGTGCTGGGCCGGACCCGCGAACGTCCGCTGGCGCGGATGTTCAACCGCACCCTGACCCAGCAGCTGATCCAGCGCGGCGCGCATTACGAGATCACCATCATCAGCACGCCGCAGGCGCGGGCGCGCTCGCGCCGCGAGGGTCTGCTACCACCGATGCGCGGCATCAGCTACGAACCGGCGCAGGCACTGATCGCTACCGCGCTGGCCTGTGCGGTGGCATGGCTGGCCGAACGCTGGGTGGGCATGGCCGACCTGTCGATGGTGTTCATCGTTGCGGTGGTGCTGGTGGCTGCGCGCACGCGCGCCAGCGTGGCAGTGATGGCGGCGATCCTGTGCTTCCTCGCCTACAACTTCCTGTTCATCGCGCCGCGCTTCACCTTCGCCATCGGTGCACGCCAGGGCGTGATCACCGTGTTCCTGTTCCTGGCCGCGGCACTGGTGGCCGGGCGCCTGGCCTCGCGCCTGCGCATGCAGGTGATCGCGCTGCGTGCGGCCAACCGCCATGCACGTGCGCGCCAGCAGCTGGGCCGTCAGCTGGCCAGTGCCGCCGGCAACGGCGAGGTGGCACAGGCGGGTCGACACGCACTGGAACAGGCCATGGACGTGCCGGCGTGGCTGCGGATCGGCGCCGATACCGCAACCGGAGGCCGCAGCCAGCCCGGCGACACCGACCTGGCCGCCGCCGACTGGGCGCTGCGCCATGGCCAGCCCAGTGGCCGCTTCACCGATACCCTGGCCGGTGCGCAGTGGTGGTTCCTGCCGCTGCTGGATGGAGAAGACCGCGCGATCGGCGTGGCCGGCCTGTACCTGCCTGGTGCACAGGCACGCCTGCTGCCCGAACAACGGCAGCTGGCCGAAGCAATGGTCGACGACATCGCGCAGGCCGCGCTGCGCACGCGGCTGGTGGCCGAACTGGAACAGGCCCACGTCAGCAACGAGACCGAGCGATTGCGCTCGGCCCTGCTCTCTTCGGTGTCGCACGACCTGCGCTCGCCGCTGGCGGCGATGATCGGCTCGGCCGACAGCCTGGCCAGCTATGGTGCGGCAATGGATACGGCCGATCGCCGTGCCCTGCTGGACACCATCCTGGTCGAGGGCGAACGGCTGGACCGCTACATCCAGAACCTGCTGGACATGACCCGCCTCGGCCACGAAGGATTGAAGATCAACCGTGACTGGATCGGCGTGGACGAACTGATCGGCTCGGCAGCGCGGCGCCTGCAGCGCTACCAGCCCAAGGTGCGGCTGGAGCTGGATATTCCGGCCACGCTGGCACCAATCTGGGTACACCCGGCACTGGTCGAACAGGCGGTGTTCAACGTGATGGAGAACGCGGCCAAGTTCTCGCCGCCCGACGCCGCCGTGCAGGTACAGGCGCGCGAGCTGGACGGCCAGCTGCGCATCGACGTGATCGATGCCGGCCCCGGCATTCCCGACGACGAGCGCGCGCGCATCTTCGACATGTTCTACAGCGTCGAACGCGGTGACCGTGGCCGCCACGGCACCGGCCTGGGCCTGACCATCTGCCAGGGCATGATCGGCGCACATGGCGGCAGCGTGCAGGCGCTGCCCGGACGCGATGGTCGCGGTACCCTGATCCGCATCACCCTGCCCCTGCTCAAGCCAGCCTCCCACGATGAGCCCGACCCCGATTGA